The proteins below come from a single Tenuifilum thalassicum genomic window:
- a CDS encoding LolA family protein, with translation MKKLVGVLLLVVGYSAFAQVNPEKAIKQFSNKMQAVKSISATFSFTLENLQEHITDTYQGKILAKDKMFYLDLMGMEVFSDGKTKWQYIKDANEVTVSNINKKENDFLDDPTKLFKDYNKNFKYKYKGIVKVRNKEYYEVDFFPRDLNLPYSSVKLQFNSKTLEPYMIRYQGKDGNNYIIKIKNFKSNVPIRNDRFIFDLKKHKGVDVIDMR, from the coding sequence ATGAAGAAACTAGTTGGAGTATTATTATTGGTGGTTGGTTATAGTGCCTTCGCACAGGTTAACCCTGAAAAAGCTATTAAGCAGTTTAGCAATAAAATGCAAGCTGTAAAGTCGATTTCTGCTACATTTTCATTTACCTTGGAAAACTTGCAGGAACATATAACCGATACCTACCAAGGGAAAATCTTGGCTAAGGATAAAATGTTTTATCTTGATTTAATGGGAATGGAGGTTTTTTCCGATGGAAAAACCAAGTGGCAATACATTAAAGATGCCAATGAGGTAACAGTATCAAACATAAATAAAAAGGAGAATGATTTCCTTGATGATCCTACTAAACTTTTCAAAGACTACAATAAAAACTTTAAGTATAAGTATAAAGGTATTGTAAAAGTACGGAATAAGGAATATTACGAAGTTGATTTTTTCCCTCGCGATTTAAACCTTCCTTACTCTTCGGTTAAGTTACAGTTTAATTCTAAAACACTGGAACCTTACATGATTAGGTATCAGGGCAAAGATGGGAATAACTATATTATCAAAATAAAGAACTTTAAATCAAATGTTCCCATTCGAAATGATAGGTTCATTTTTGATTTGAAAAAGCACAAAGGTGTTGATGTAATTGATATGCGATAG
- the arcC gene encoding carbamate kinase — MNKLAVVALGGNALLRGNQVGTIEEQEQNTTDTLENLIYLIKEGYNIVISHGNGPQVGNILMRNDAGEQMYGIPQMPLDICVADSQGGIGYMIERMLRNVLKKHGIEKEVCCLVTPVIVDQNDPAFKNPTKRVGKIYDKAQADALAKEKGWIFKEEVKDTGSGWRRVVPSPQPKGILNIKVIEQLVRQGIIVIASGGGGVPVYIDEEKNIRPAEAVIDKDLASSLMAAEIKADEFYILTDVPYVYLNYKKPDEKKLEHLNHADTLKYLEQGMFGEGNMAPKIRACLNFIERGGKKSVITEATKLEDKSFGTKITMEYEK, encoded by the coding sequence ATGAATAAATTAGCAGTAGTAGCATTAGGCGGAAATGCCCTCTTGCGTGGCAATCAGGTGGGAACCATTGAGGAGCAAGAACAAAACACCACCGATACCTTAGAGAATCTTATTTACCTTATCAAAGAGGGATACAACATCGTTATTAGCCATGGAAATGGACCACAAGTTGGTAATATTCTAATGCGTAACGATGCAGGAGAACAGATGTATGGCATACCTCAAATGCCTTTGGATATTTGTGTTGCCGATTCTCAAGGAGGGATAGGTTACATGATTGAGCGCATGCTGCGCAATGTTCTTAAAAAGCATGGCATTGAAAAAGAGGTATGCTGCCTGGTAACACCTGTTATTGTTGACCAAAATGACCCAGCATTCAAAAACCCAACCAAAAGGGTTGGTAAGATTTACGATAAAGCCCAAGCTGATGCCCTGGCAAAAGAAAAGGGCTGGATATTTAAAGAAGAGGTTAAAGACACAGGGAGTGGATGGCGCAGAGTTGTTCCTTCGCCACAACCTAAAGGAATACTAAACATAAAGGTGATAGAACAACTAGTTCGTCAAGGAATCATTGTAATTGCTTCTGGCGGTGGCGGTGTTCCTGTTTATATAGACGAAGAGAAAAACATTAGGCCTGCAGAGGCAGTTATCGACAAAGATTTGGCTTCGTCATTAATGGCAGCAGAAATAAAAGCTGATGAGTTTTACATTCTCACTGATGTTCCTTATGTTTATCTCAACTACAAAAAGCCAGATGAGAAAAAGCTAGAACACTTAAATCATGCCGATACATTAAAATACCTCGAACAAGGGATGTTTGGAGAAGGTAATATGGCTCCAAAAATTAGAGCATGCTTGAATTTTATTGAACGAGGAGGAAAGAAAAGTGTCATCACAGAGGCTACCAAACTAGAAGACAAGTCGTTTGGTACTAAAATAACAATGGAATACGAAAAATAG
- a CDS encoding DNA translocase FtsK — protein MSQKKVNSQHKQSISSSFLFQDERVRFTIGLFILLFGIYIMLAFISFLFTWKVDQSIEWVSIFSGDSPVSNWGGRLGATLSNQFINHWFGIAALGFPMIFIFWGLKLLKFVNLKLVKTIYKIVLGILVFSLVFGFLFRESGGYLGSGIGGAHGLFVANWLKAVLGIVGSAFIVTFVLIAYLIYVRPKNLVLFHKGIESLYHLFRNATVRKDSKKEEPENNPGDIQSSSVNDIPNIGMQENTTTNESNPSIYDDEIKVQVEDNSNFEIEVKPLDVSVEVKNEDETQDKDNFTVERIEEKEMAVSDINDQELYDPTLELSNYQKPLIELLEDYKNTDSPVTNEMLVENKNKIVETLSHYKIQIDKIKATIGPTVTLYEIVPAPGIRISKIKSLEDDIALSLSALGIRIIAPIPGKGTIGIEVPNQKPEIVSMLSVIKSKKFQECKYELAIALGKTISNEIFMLDLTKLPHLLIAGATGQGKSVGLNAIITSLLYKKHPSEIKFVLIDPKRVELTLYNKLEKHFLAKLPDSDEAIITDTQKVIYTLNSLCVEMDERYKLLNAAKVRTIKEYNQKFVSRRLNPNNGHRYLPYIVVVIDEFADLIMTAGREVEMPLGRLAQLARAIGIHLIIATQRPSTNIITGVIKANFPARIAFRVSSMIDSRTILDTPGANNLIGRGDMLVSTGGDLVRVQCAFVDIPEIERITDFIGNQPGYAHSYELPEYTPEGQEGPNNIDLKKRDDLFEDAARLVVQTQSGSTSLIQRKFSIGYNRAGRIMDQLEAAGIVGPAEGSKTRQVLVVDEVSLERILNSLAE, from the coding sequence ATGTCCCAAAAAAAGGTTAATTCGCAACATAAGCAAAGTATTAGTTCTTCTTTTTTGTTTCAAGACGAAAGAGTTCGTTTTACAATTGGCCTATTCATACTGCTTTTTGGTATTTACATAATGCTTGCATTCATCTCCTTCCTTTTCACCTGGAAGGTTGATCAAAGTATTGAATGGGTATCGATTTTTAGTGGTGATAGTCCGGTAAGCAATTGGGGTGGACGATTGGGAGCCACATTGTCCAACCAATTCATAAACCATTGGTTTGGTATTGCAGCACTAGGTTTTCCAATGATTTTTATTTTTTGGGGCCTAAAATTGTTGAAGTTTGTCAATTTAAAACTTGTAAAAACTATTTATAAGATAGTTCTTGGAATTTTAGTTTTTTCCCTTGTTTTTGGATTTCTTTTCCGTGAATCGGGGGGCTACCTCGGAAGTGGTATTGGAGGAGCTCATGGTCTCTTCGTTGCTAACTGGCTTAAAGCTGTTTTGGGTATAGTTGGTTCAGCTTTTATCGTTACTTTTGTTTTAATTGCTTACTTAATCTATGTTAGGCCAAAAAATCTTGTTTTATTTCACAAGGGAATAGAATCGTTATATCATCTTTTTAGAAATGCTACAGTTAGGAAAGACTCAAAGAAAGAGGAGCCTGAAAACAATCCAGGTGACATACAATCTAGTTCAGTAAATGATATTCCTAATATTGGGATGCAGGAGAATACTACAACTAATGAGTCTAATCCTTCCATTTACGACGATGAGATAAAGGTACAGGTTGAAGATAATTCTAATTTTGAGATTGAAGTAAAACCACTAGATGTATCGGTAGAGGTAAAGAATGAAGACGAAACCCAAGATAAGGATAACTTTACAGTTGAGCGCATTGAGGAGAAAGAGATGGCTGTTTCCGATATAAACGACCAGGAACTTTATGACCCAACGCTTGAATTATCAAACTATCAGAAGCCTTTAATAGAACTCCTTGAGGATTACAAGAATACCGATTCTCCCGTTACTAATGAGATGTTGGTAGAGAACAAGAATAAAATTGTAGAAACCCTATCACACTATAAAATCCAGATTGATAAGATTAAAGCAACTATAGGTCCAACAGTTACCCTTTACGAAATTGTTCCCGCTCCAGGAATTAGAATTAGCAAGATTAAAAGCTTAGAAGATGATATAGCATTAAGCTTATCGGCTTTAGGTATTAGAATTATTGCCCCTATACCTGGGAAAGGAACCATTGGTATTGAGGTTCCCAACCAGAAACCCGAAATCGTTTCGATGCTTTCAGTGATAAAGTCAAAGAAATTTCAGGAGTGCAAATATGAGTTGGCCATTGCCCTTGGGAAAACGATTTCCAACGAGATTTTCATGCTAGACCTTACCAAGCTGCCTCACCTGCTAATTGCAGGTGCTACTGGACAAGGTAAATCTGTTGGGTTAAATGCAATTATTACTTCGTTACTATACAAAAAGCACCCATCGGAAATAAAATTTGTACTTATTGACCCCAAGCGTGTTGAACTAACCCTTTACAATAAGCTAGAGAAACATTTTCTTGCTAAACTTCCCGATTCCGATGAGGCAATAATTACCGATACTCAAAAAGTGATTTACACCCTCAACTCACTTTGTGTTGAGATGGATGAACGATACAAACTTTTAAATGCGGCTAAGGTTCGAACAATTAAGGAATACAACCAGAAATTTGTATCGAGACGGCTAAATCCAAACAACGGTCATCGCTATTTACCATACATTGTTGTTGTAATCGATGAGTTTGCCGACCTAATTATGACAGCTGGTCGTGAAGTAGAAATGCCTTTAGGCCGATTGGCACAGCTTGCACGTGCAATTGGTATTCATCTGATAATCGCAACTCAGCGTCCATCAACTAACATTATTACTGGTGTTATTAAGGCTAACTTCCCCGCGCGTATTGCATTTAGGGTGTCTTCAATGATAGATTCACGTACAATACTAGATACTCCAGGTGCAAATAATTTAATTGGGCGAGGCGATATGCTTGTTTCCACTGGGGGTGATTTAGTCCGAGTTCAATGTGCTTTTGTTGATATTCCTGAGATAGAGCGCATAACAGACTTTATTGGCAATCAACCTGGATATGCTCATTCGTATGAGTTACCAGAATATACGCCCGAAGGCCAAGAGGGACCCAATAATATCGATTTGAAAAAGCGTGATGACCTATTTGAAGATGCAGCAAGGTTGGTTGTTCAAACACAGTCTGGTTCTACCTCGCTAATCCAGCGCAAATTTTCAATAGGTTATAATCGTGCTGGCCGAATAATGGACCAGCTGGAGGCTGCTGGCATTGTTGGCCCTGCCGAAGGAAGCAAAACACGCCAAGTTTTAGTGGTTGATGAGGTGTCTTTGGAACGCATTTTGAATTCATTAGCAGAATAG